A region from the Borrelia coriaceae genome encodes:
- a CDS encoding plasmid maintenance protein encodes MNSVTKDKKNFNSNNTKDQIKSILKSLVALNKDKTSADTKFIRVSQVRYQINRMLRRKLRLYKIYWIIAIKNAKYKKSCGVEEYSARDIYNIVIKLLRNDGQKTVCKRTIERDIKLLNEMGLLESKIIRFGENKGSMSFYKQNMQLAHLHKDIIFKYLLHLLKENLSDKKIVGNFDDSLEESNFNYTNLKKFGILSEIDEMNNESVMSHRVDPHAFNNKANISNNKNSKELLLKHTNSSKLKKEECRFKRNDVETRLICEHKISKNYLNQIKEYSNNDATYINALINLETAIDEYQSEYYIEDILEHFLKQFGNRYKYKIWMMMKRSDGVISDYALIWEGRFRDWYPNKYKSNCAVKETYGENLRIGIKKASVVKEKKAKEQLNVEELKEKEIEKAKEREEERKREADRLQKYLTGLFEREAKEREERLRKAREEELNLKKKARESMLVTLEKSKERCVGLDISNNNGMDKMIDAISNEDSMVKFAIRDEFGGFKTTKGMSMLNLGIMIKDVGQNEI; translated from the coding sequence TTAGATATCAAATAAACAGAATGTTAAGACGCAAGCTGCGCTTGTATAAAATATACTGGATAATAGCAATTAAAAATGCAAAATACAAGAAGTCGTGTGGAGTAGAAGAATATTCAGCACGTGATATCTATAATATAGTAATCAAGCTGCTGAGAAATGATGGACAAAAGACAGTATGTAAACGAACAATTGAAAGAGATATAAAACTCTTAAATGAAATGGGACTTTTAGAATCTAAAATCATAAGATTTGGTGAAAATAAGGGAAGCATGTCTTTTTATAAACAAAATATGCAGTTAGCACATTTACATAAAGACATAATCTTTAAATACCTTTTACATTTACTAAAAGAGAATTTAAGTGATAAAAAAATTGTTGGTAATTTTGATGACTCATTAGAAGAAAGCAATTTTAATTACACAAATCTAAAAAAATTTGGAATCCTATCTGAAATAGATGAAATGAATAATGAAAGTGTAATGTCGCATCGTGTCGACCCTCATGCTTTTAATAATAAAGCTAATATAAGCAATAATAAGAATTCTAAAGAATTGCTTCTTAAGCATACTAATTCAAGTAAACTAAAAAAAGAAGAGTGTAGATTTAAAAGGAATGATGTAGAGACAAGGCTAATTTGTGAACATAAAATCAGTAAAAATTATCTAAACCAAATAAAAGAATACAGTAACAACGATGCAACGTACATCAATGCCTTAATCAATCTAGAGACAGCAATAGATGAGTACCAAAGTGAATATTACATAGAAGATATTTTAGAACATTTCTTAAAACAGTTTGGTAATAGGTACAAGTATAAGATTTGGATGATGATGAAGCGTAGTGATGGAGTTATTAGCGATTATGCTCTTATTTGGGAAGGAAGGTTTAGGGATTGGTATCCCAATAAGTACAAGAGTAATTGTGCGGTTAAAGAGACTTATGGAGAGAATTTACGAATAGGAATTAAAAAAGCATCTGTTGTTAAGGAGAAAAAGGCTAAAGAGCAGTTAAATGTAGAAGAATTAAAAGAAAAAGAGATAGAAAAAGCAAAAGAAAGAGAAGAGGAAAGAAAACGAGAAGCTGATAGGCTGCAAAAATATTTAACTGGGTTATTTGAAAGAGAAGCAAAAGAAAGAGAAGAGCGACTTAGAAAGGCAAGAGAAGAAGAATTGAATTTAAAAAAGAAAGCTAGAGAAAGCATGCTTGTTACTTTGGAAAAGAGTAAGGAAAGGTGTGTTGGGTTGGATATATCAAATAATAATGGTATGGATAAGATGATAGATGCTATTTCAAATGAGGATTCTATGGTTAAATTTGCAATTAGAGATGAATTTGGTGGGTTTAAAACTACTAAGGGGATGAGTATGCTGAATTTGGGAATAATGATTAAAGATGTAGGTCAAAATGAGATTTAA